ACCTCCAGAAGCTGTCGAGTTAGTAGTGAATGCAGACTTCGGTCAATCTCATCGATGATATAGACCTTTGGAACACCGGTTTCCGCCAGATCAAGGAAGGCTGGTAGAAGGTCGATTATTCGTTTAGAACCGTCTGACTCCTGTCGCATTTCAAAACGAGTATTCGTTCCTTCTGTGTTTTGATGATACGTATAAAGCTTCTTTACATTCAGCTCTCCATTCTGGCGTGTGATAACGATCTTCTCATCATCGTTATTGAGTTTAATAGAAAGACCCTCACGGGCATCTTTTTTCAATTTCTGTTTCAAAGTCTCCGGAAGAGGAAGACTATCCATTGAAATCTCTTCCCCACCCAAATGGCAAATGCCGGTATCCAGATTGGGAAGAATGGCATTCATGGTCTCATACAGATGACTGCCCTCGGTAACAAAATGCTCGAAGGATTCAAATCGCGTATCAGGAGCCACCAGAACAAGAGTCTGGGCAAACCAGTTATAAACTGGTGCAAATACAGCGAGTTTCTGCGATACACTGTTGGTAAGGAATAGCTGATTCTCCCTTGTTCCTTCAAAAGCAAACTCAAGACGTTTGGATCTTATTGAAGAATGAAACTGCGGATTAGGGTCATTGTGATGTCGGTGATAAAGAAGCTTCTCACTAGTACTGGTAACCTTTATCAGCTTCTCCTCAAGCACCTCTTTGGTGGTGAGAGAAAATAAAAACTCATAAATATCATCTTCAACCAATATTTCAAAAATGAATACGACTGGCTTTGTTCTGGAAACCTCGTCCAGCAAAAAGGGTTCAATATTAATCTGATAGTCCGGTAGAGATCCTTTGATTATGAAGTGTTTGGCGAAGTTTATTGCTTTAAAGAAGTTGGTTTTACCCGAAGCATTTCCGCCGTAGGAAGAGCCCGAAAGCGATATTTATTCAGTTTGGTCAGTCGGTCCCCATGTTGCTGTTCTTTGGTCGCCGTCATTGTAAAACTCGTCTTATCTCGAAAAGACATCCAGTTCTCTATGGTAAAGTTGATAAGCATAGCAAATACACTCCTGTAGTGTTAAATATATACCTATTGTCCGCTATTTGTAGCAAAAGAAGAGAAATAATCACATCTATTGTAGCCTAATGGATTCTACCACATTACGCTTTAACTGTGGTAGATTCTAAGGTTGTGATCAAGTGACAAAACGTTGACATCTATAGATATTAGTATACAATTAGTCACATAGTGACTCAGCGGGATATTGCAAAACAACTTCTATCCAATAACTCAATAGTAAGTTCCAGGGAACTTGCAGATTCCGGTGTGCACAGAGAGACCATTCGCAGGCTGATAGAATCCGGCGAAATGATAAGAATTGCCCGTGGACTATATTCTTCTCCTCAGTTTATCCCTGCTGAAAAATATTCGCTTATTGTAGCTCAGAAAACCGTAAAGAGAGGAGTCGTATGTCTGATGAGTGCACTAAGCTTTCATGAAATTGGTACTCAGAATCCTTCTGAAGTATGGATGGCAATTTCTCGGCCTGGTCGCATTCCGACTGTTGATAATATCCCAATGAAAGTAATAACCTTCTCCGGGGCTTCATTTACTGAAGGTATTGAAACGCATCAGATAGATGATGATGAAATAAAAGTATATTGCATATCCAAGACAGTTGCCGATTGCTTCAAGTATAGGAACAAGATCGGGCTTGATGTGGCAATTGAAGCGCTGAAAGATGTAATACAAAACAAGCGTACTTCCATAGAGGAGATTATTCATTATGCGGAAGTATGCAGGGTAAGAAAGATTATGCGGCCATATATGGAAAGTATAGTATGAGTGAATCACGAAAGGATTATTCGGCGTCGATACTCGCAAGATTATTGAATCACAGTCGTGAACATAAGAAGATTATCAGTCGTTGCTTATCAGGTATGTTGCCGAGAGGTTCCTGTATAGATTGGGACAATCGGATTATCGGAAAAGCTACGTCCTCAAGGGAGCATATCTGCTCACTATCACGCTTGAAGATCAGATATACCGGACAACAAAGGATATTGACTTTCTGAAAACCGGTAATACTGATCGAGAATTCATCCTTGAATCTATCAAGAGCATTTGTGATATCCAATACCCTGAAGATGCAGTCAGGTTCGATACTGATACGATCATCATTCAGGATATCCGAGAACAAAATAAATACCATGGACAGAGAGCAAAAATTAAGGCTTATATTGGAAAGGCCAGAGTACCCCTGCAAATTGACATCGGTATTGGCGATTCAGTACATCCCGGACCTGTTACCAAGTCGATACCGTCTCTCTTGGAGATAGAGACTGCGAGTGTTGAATCCTATCCTATTGAAACAATTATTGCCGAGAAACTGGAAGCGGCGGTTGCTCTGAGTCTGCTTACCAGCCGTATGAAAGACTTCTATGATTTATACATTATAATCCGGACATTCGAGTTAAACTTCGTCGAGGTGGCTACTGCAATTCAGCAGACTTTTGAGCGTCGCAAGACTGATATACCAATTGAAATGCCGGTTGTCTTCACGGAGAAAGTATATCAGGATTCTGCAAAACAAAAGCAATGGAAGGCCTTTGTCGGGAAACTCCGTAATGAAAACTCAGCTCTCGAACTATCTGAAGTTATTGAAGTTATATCGCAGTTCAGTAGTGTCTTCTGGCATAACAGCAGAGAGAAGCCGATTCTCTGGATACCGGCTGAAGGTTGGAGATAGAAATAATTATCAGGTTACATGAGAGAGATCGCATGCGCGAATCTGATGTAGCCAATTCAACGTACTTTTAACAGCGTTCAACTACAATGAACAGCACGTAACTAACCTAAGTTTATTATCCAGGCATACCGTTTTTTTATGTTTTTATTGACATCACACCTCGGCGCGGTACAATAAGGTGAATAAAAAATGGTGGACATGAGCCCAATAGTTACCGACCTACCATAAAGCCCGCCTCATCCCTGAGGAGAAGAACATGACAACACTATTCGATCGATCTGTCGTCCGTAACGGGATATTCAGACTTGAAGAGGTAACGCGACAGGGCCTGAGTGGGCTCTTTTTCGATGAAGCCCCGTCACTTGTACTTGGATTCGTATCACCTTATCTTGATTTTGATGAAGTTGTCCGTAACGTGAGGTCGCTTCTTCCGCAGACCACAAGGCTTATCATGACGAGTACGGCAGGGGAGCTGTGTATTGATTCGCCGGAAGCGCTTTCGCCTTATCTGGAGACCGGAGATCGATGGGAAACGGTTGTACTGCAATCCTTCTCAAAGGAGATGGTGAGGGCCGTTCATAGCATTACCATCCCTCTGGAGGACGAGGATATCAGGAAAGGGACCGTGGTTAAGTCGTCGGCTCAGCGTGTTTCGGCTATTGTGCAGGAACTGAACAAGATCAGCCTTCCCTTCTCGATCGACTACCGGGATACCTTCGGCTATACCCTTATCGACGGTCTATCGAACAGCGAAAGTTTCTTCATGGAAGCGGTATACGAGAGCGGAGCATTCCCCTGTCTCCTGATCGGAGGAAGTGCCGGCGGAACACTCGATTTCAGACATACCTATATCTACGATGGCCTCGAAAATCGGCAGAACTGTGCTGTCGTCACCTTCATGAAGTTAGCCCCTCAGTTTCGCTTCGGGGTATTTAAAAGTGATAACTTCAAAAAGACCGAACATTCATTCTTCATCCTTGACTGCGATGTGGCCATGCGTATGGTTGCCGAAGTGCTGGATGACGCCAACATGAAGCGGGTAAACATTATCGACGCACTCTGCAACGTCCTGGGCTGTTCCGAAAAGGATCTTGAAAATCGACTCGAAGACTACTCCTTCGGCATCGAAATCGATGGAGAAATGTATGTACGTTCCATAGCCTCCGTCGATAGAATTGGGAGGACGGTAAAATTTTTCTGTGATATCGATATAGGAGACCAGCTTTATCTTTTACGACGGACGGATTTTCTTTCCGCCACCGATCGCCACTTTGCCCGCTACTGTGCAGGAAAGCCGAAGCCTGTCGGAGGCATTATGAACGATTGCATTCTCAGAAGGCTTTTCAATGCAAAGAAACTTCCGCAGCTCTCCAGCTTCAAAGGGATACCCGTAGCAGGCTTTTCAACCTTCGGAGAACTTCTCGGCATCAATATCAACCAGACATTAACCGCAGTATTCTTCTATGAGGTACATGCCGCCGGAGACTTCTCCGATCCCTATGTCGATTACTTTCCGGTCAAATATGCCGCGTTCAAATCCTATTTCATCGAACGCAAGTTATCCCAGGAACTGCTTATCAGAAATCTCTACAGGAAGGTGCTTTCCGACATATTCGAAAGCACACCGCTCATTCAAACCCTTACCGAGGCCTATTCTAATATGATTGAAGAGATCAGGCGTTATATCGATTATCTAAAGCGGCTTAAAGAGGAACTCTCTTCGGTCTCTGCCGCCATCGGAGACTCGGCAGCGGACAATTCGGCAATCTATACTCAAATTCAGGCCCTTGCCGAACATATGGCAAAGATCGATTCGATTTCCATAACGGTTTCCGATATCGCCGAGCAGACGAATATCCTTTCCATTAACGCGGCGATTCAGGCGACACGGGCAGGAAACCACGGGAGGGCCTTCTCTGTCGTCGCCCAGGAAATACGTAAACTATCGACGGAGACTCAGAGAAACGTCGAAATGATTAACGGCTCGACAAAAACCATTGTCGATGCCGTTAACAACATCAAAACAAAAACAGAAGGGGCAAGAGTGAATCTCGAAAGTATGGTTCATGCCAACATGAATATCAAAGCACAGATGGACAAAGTCATTACCGAAACGACAAGCGCGATGAAACTCATGGAAGCACATGCAGAAAATAACGTATCAATTGTGAATTTTCTCCATGAAATAGCAAATTCTAAATCACTGATACATTCCATCATGGGGCGAACGCAAAACCACGGCAATGCGCTTCTACAATCTCAGCAGAGATCTGTCGAGGAAATATCGAATGCCCTTGTCTATTGAATGGCGAAGCTAAGCCCCACCCAAAACTGAACGGGGTCATCGGAGAAGGCAGGCTTAGGGTAAAGATCAAAGCCCGGCGCAACCTCTACGAAGAGTTCCGCAATGTTGTCCAGAAAGAGAAGGCTTATGCCCACAGGCAGCCGTGTTCCCCATTCAACCACATCATCTGCCGATGACTCGGGATAAAATTTTGCATAGGCACCGAGCCCAAAGTAGCAGTAAAGTGGTCCGCTTATGGGGATATATCCTGCAGGACGCCAATCGCCGCTGATAAAGATGAACTGGCTTCCCTCTGTAAAATCATAGCCCAGACGCAGATCAAAGGGGGTCGGACGATAGATGAGCACGGCGTTTGGTGTCCCAAGTCCCAGACCGATCCGCGAAGAACCAAGCCCCGCAGCTGCCAAATTTTGGGTTGAGACGAACACCAACATAAGAAGTACAAAAAGCGTCAAAACGCCTGATTTTCGCATATATTCCTCCTCATATGTGTATTACTGTACCCCTTTTTCACAAAAAAGACCATGGCTTACGGCTTGAAAGCTCACAGGAGCATTTTTTCTTTGTAAATAAAATAAAAAACTGACTATCGTTACTTTTCTTCTTAATCGTTATATAGTATATATAGATAAGAAAGGAGCTATATATGACATATCTAATCGTAGGCGGTGTTGCCGGTGGGGCCGCCACCGCGGCGCGGCTAAGAAGGAACGACGAAAAAGCGGCCATTATCATTTTCGAGCGGGGGGATTATATCTCCTATGCCAACTGCGGCCTTCCCTATTATCTGGGCGGAACAATCAAGGAACGGGGAAGTCTCTTTGTCGAAACCCCGGAAAGCTTCAAGAAGACGCTGGATGTGGATGTCCGCATATCCAGCGAAGTCGTAGATATAGATACAGAGACAAAAACCGTCGGCGTTAAAGATCTCAAGAGCGGCAGGGAGTATCGGGAATCCTACGACGCGCTGATCCTTTCCCCAGGAGCAGAGCCTCTGCGACCGCCGATACCGGGAATCGATTCCGAACGGATTTTCGCCCTGCGAAACGTACCCGACGTGGACCGACTCAAGGGCTTCGTCGACGAGAATCAGCCAAAGCGGGCAGTGGTCGTCGGAGCAGGCTTCATCGGTATGGAGGTGGCGGAAAACCTCTATGACCGGGGAGTAAATGTCACCATCGTCGAGCTTGCAAATCAGGTTATGGCGCCCCTGGATTTTGAGATGGCGGCCCAGGTGCATGACCACCTCAAGATGAAAGGGGTCGAACTCTACCTTTCAGACGGTGTAAAGGAGTTTGCGGATCGAGAGGGAAAGATGGATATCACCCTTAACAGCGGAACATCCATTGTTGCCGACATGGCGGTTCTTTCCATCGGTGTACGCCCGGAAACAAGTCTTGCGAAAAAGGCGGGGCTGGAGACTGGGAAAGGGATACTTGTCAATGAGTATATGGAAACCTCCGCAAAAGGAGTCTACGCCCTTGGGGATGCAGCCGAATTCCGCGAACCTCTTACAGGGGCCCTGGGGATTACCCCCTTGGCTGGTCCGGCCGGAAAGCAGGCAAGGATTCTGGCGGACAACCTCGTTTATGGCAAAAAGAAGAGGTACAAGGGTGCCATAGGAACCTCCGTTGCAAAGATTTTTGATATGACCGTAGCCTCCACAGGCGCGGCCCGGAAGGTCCTCGACAGAGAGGGCATTCCTGCCATCAGCGTTGTAACCCACGGCCATTCCCATGCAGGTTACTACCCGGGCGCCACTCCCATGGTACTCAAGCTGGTCTTTTCGCCGGAAGACGGTAAGATTTACGGTGGGCAGATCGTCGGCTATTCAGGCGTTGATAAGCGAATAGAAATGATCGCCGGGGTGCTGAGGAGAGGCGGTACCATCGAGGATCTGACAGAACTCGAGCAGGCCTATGCTCCTCCCTACTCTTCCTCAAAGGATCCGGTGAATATTCTCGGATTTACTGCGGAAAACGTTCTTTTGGGGCGCAGCAACCATACAAACTGGAAAGAGCTTCATGAGCTTATCGAAAAGAAGGAGCCGAACCTCTTCCTTCTCGACGTAAGAACTCCCGACGAATACAATCTGGGCTCACTGCCGGAGGCAGTCAACATTCCAAAAGAAGAGGTCAGAACAAGTCTCGATCGAATCCCAAAAGACAAGAAAGTTGTGGTCTACTGTGGTGTTGGACTGAGGGCCTATCTGGTTGAGCGCATCCTGAAGCAAAACGGCTACAGGGATGTAAGTATCCTTTCAGGTGGTATGAAGATCTACAAGGCCGCGGTGGCAGATCAGAACAACCGGGATCTTTTTACCCAATACGAAACAGGCTATGCCCTATCCGGGGAAAGCGCAGCCAAATCCGTGCTCTCGTCGGCGGTGACGGTACTGGAGGTTGACGCCTGCGGACTCCAATGTCCCGGTCCCATCTTAAAGCTGAAAACGGAAATTGAGAAGATCAAACCTGGAGAACGGCTCCTCCAAAAGGCTTCCGATCCGGGATTTGCCCGAGATGTCAAATCCTGGTGTAACATGACGGGAAACAAGCTGGTAAGCCTCAGGGAAGAAAAAGGGATCATAGAAGCGGTTATCCAGCGCTCAGGTGAGGAGAGTGGAAGCCAGGCAACGCTATCCGGCGTTCATATTGCAAAGAATACGGGAAACGAGCTGACCCTTATCTGTTTCTCCGACGATATGGATAAAGCCCTGGCATCCCTGGTCATTGCCAACGGAGCCCTGGCATCGGGCAAGAAGGTTACCATCTTCTATACCTTCTGGGGCCTGAGCATCATCAAAAAACGGAACAAACCCCGTGTCTCGAAGGACTTCATGGGCAAGATGTTCGGAATGATGCTTCCCGGCCACAACGGGAAACTGAAACTTTCGAAACTCAACATGGGTGGAATAGGAGCCTCCATGATGAAGGGGATCATGAAAAAACAGAAGATCGATACCCTGGAGAATATGCTTCAGACCGCCATTGACGGAGGCCTTCGCATCATAGCCTGCCAGATGTCCATGGATGTCATGGGTGTCAAGCGCGAGGAGCTTATCGATAAAGCGGAAATTGGCGGTGTTGCAAACTACCTGGAAGCCGCCAGCAGCGCGGGAATCAATCTGTTTATCTAAGCCATCTTATCTGATCCAAGACCAATATCCCGGTACCTCTAACATCGGGATATTGGAATCAATAATCATGCAGTTACCCTACAGGAGGTCAGTGATACTGACAGCACGAAATACCTTCCTCTTTGGTATTATGGCGTTCTCGGTATTGAGAAATGTAGCCTCCCTCGTATTGCTTAAACAACTTATATAAGGCTCGCGACGAAGAAAAACCAATCTTTTCCGCAATTTCCTCGATAGAATCATCCGTGGTACAAAGAAAATCCTTCGCATAGGCAATCCGCAATAAATTGGTATTTTTCATGAAGGTAGTGGAAAACATGGACTTGTATGCACGATTGATGTGACGGGGGGTGACATTGAGAGCCTCTGCAACACTTTGTACAGATATCTCTTCCCGATAATGCGTATGAATATATTTTGATACCGACATTGCCAGGTTTTCCTTACCGGAAAACCGGATATCCGTCACCGCCTTTGTTGCAATCATACGCAACGCACGAATGAAAAATTGATAACAAATCATGACGGCTTGAGTATTCCAGCCAACTTTTCGCTCTCGTATCTCTCGCTCAAATGTCGCCAGAAGATGCTGCTCGGAGAGAGGCTTTGAGATATAAAACCGATTTTTATTGACGATCTCCATTGCATCGAATATATCCCGATATTCCATCGGCCCATCCGGTCCCTTCAGGGCGTTTGTATCATGGAGGACCAAATCAAAAATCAAGGCAAAATATTTTTTGGGGACGTCAGGCTCATACAATACATGGTGTCTGATATCCTTGGAAAGAAAACATGCCTGTTCTTTTTTAATCTCCGTCACCCTGTCGGCTATCCTAATCTTTATGCTCCCGTCCACGACATAATAAATCTCGTAGAGTGCATGGTTATGTGGGAATTCCGCAATCCATTGATCCATAAGCTCCGCATAATACAAAATAAATTTATATCCGGAAAAACTAAGCTCGGAAATGTTTCTCATGTATTGTCTGCCGCTCATACATCATCTCCTTTTCCCAGAGTACAGAGAAGGATGCTCTTCCATCCCTCTCTGTAAAAGAAGAGCCGCAAATCAGAGAAGTGACGCCCCTTCATGATAGATGTGACCAATCGCATCAGCCGTTTTATATGCACCGACGACCATCTCATGGGTAACAGGAAACGGGTGATGACGAATAAAGGGTTCCCGCAAAACCGCTTTCGCCATTATATCATACTCTTCCTCGGTCAAATTATTTAAATGCATATCCTCAAAGGTGATGGGAAGCCCTACATCCCTGCAGAAGCGGTACACCTGATCAAGCTGCTCGTTAGAGGCCCCCTGCATGATTAATTGACAACAGGTAGAAAAGGCGACACCCTCGCCATGATAGACATACTCTTCTCGATCAGCAAGAGCGAGGGTACCAAAATAGAAACAGTGGTCGGAGGCCGAGCCATTGTTCTCAAAGCCCATACCGCTCATCAGAATATTAACCTCCGTGATGATATTAAAAGCGTCTGTCAGCACCTTTTGCTCCGCGGCGATTTTAGCCTGGCGACCATAACGAAAAAGCATATCGTAGGATAATTTAGCGACCGACAGGGCCGTTGCGGTACCGACACCGCCAAAATGGTTATCAAAATAGTGATCCTGGCACACAACACCGCCGACATACGTAGAAAGCGCATCACCCATCCCGGCAACAAACAGGCGTACCGGAGCATTGATAAGAATTTCGGTATCGGCCAATACAACATCGGGGCTCTTCGGAAAGCAGAGAACATCTGCAATTGTTCCATCCTCATTGTACACCAGCGACGTTGCACTCGTAGATGCATCGCTTGCTGAAACGGTGGGAACGACAACCACATGCGAGCCTGTATCGTGAGCCACAACCTTTGCCGCATCG
This DNA window, taken from Sediminispirochaeta bajacaliforniensis DSM 16054, encodes the following:
- a CDS encoding AAA family ATPase, producing MSLSGSSYGGNASGKTNFFKAINFAKHFIIKGSLPDYQINIEPFLLDEVSRTKPVVFIFEILVEDDIYEFLFSLTTKEVLEEKLIKVTSTSEKLLYHRHHNDPNPQFHSSIRSKRLEFAFEGTRENQLFLTNSVSQKLAVFAPVYNWFAQTLVLVAPDTRFESFEHFVTEGSHLYETMNAILPNLDTGICHLGGEEISMDSLPLPETLKQKLKKDAREGLSIKLNNDDEKIVITRQNGELNVKKLYTYHQNTEGTNTRFEMRQESDGSKRIIDLLPAFLDLAETGVPKVYIIDEIDRSLHSLLTRQLLEVFLSSCTETNRKQLLFTTHDLLLMNQSIFRRDEIWITERKPDGSSEMISFSEYEVTAP
- a CDS encoding type IV toxin-antitoxin system AbiEi family antitoxin domain-containing protein, encoding MTQRDIAKQLLSNNSIVSSRELADSGVHRETIRRLIESGEMIRIARGLYSSPQFIPAEKYSLIVAQKTVKRGVVCLMSALSFHEIGTQNPSEVWMAISRPGRIPTVDNIPMKVITFSGASFTEGIETHQIDDDEIKVYCISKTVADCFKYRNKIGLDVAIEALKDVIQNKRTSIEEIIHYAEVCRVRKIMRPYMESIV
- a CDS encoding nucleotidyl transferase AbiEii/AbiGii toxin family protein: MLIRYVAERFLYRLGQSDYRKSYVLKGAYLLTITLEDQIYRTTKDIDFLKTGNTDREFILESIKSICDIQYPEDAVRFDTDTIIIQDIREQNKYHGQRAKIKAYIGKARVPLQIDIGIGDSVHPGPVTKSIPSLLEIETASVESYPIETIIAEKLEAAVALSLLTSRMKDFYDLYIIIRTFELNFVEVATAIQQTFERRKTDIPIEMPVVFTEKVYQDSAKQKQWKAFVGKLRNENSALELSEVIEVISQFSSVFWHNSREKPILWIPAEGWR
- a CDS encoding FIST N-terminal domain-containing protein, producing MTTLFDRSVVRNGIFRLEEVTRQGLSGLFFDEAPSLVLGFVSPYLDFDEVVRNVRSLLPQTTRLIMTSTAGELCIDSPEALSPYLETGDRWETVVLQSFSKEMVRAVHSITIPLEDEDIRKGTVVKSSAQRVSAIVQELNKISLPFSIDYRDTFGYTLIDGLSNSESFFMEAVYESGAFPCLLIGGSAGGTLDFRHTYIYDGLENRQNCAVVTFMKLAPQFRFGVFKSDNFKKTEHSFFILDCDVAMRMVAEVLDDANMKRVNIIDALCNVLGCSEKDLENRLEDYSFGIEIDGEMYVRSIASVDRIGRTVKFFCDIDIGDQLYLLRRTDFLSATDRHFARYCAGKPKPVGGIMNDCILRRLFNAKKLPQLSSFKGIPVAGFSTFGELLGININQTLTAVFFYEVHAAGDFSDPYVDYFPVKYAAFKSYFIERKLSQELLIRNLYRKVLSDIFESTPLIQTLTEAYSNMIEEIRRYIDYLKRLKEELSSVSAAIGDSAADNSAIYTQIQALAEHMAKIDSISITVSDIAEQTNILSINAAIQATRAGNHGRAFSVVAQEIRKLSTETQRNVEMINGSTKTIVDAVNNIKTKTEGARVNLESMVHANMNIKAQMDKVITETTSAMKLMEAHAENNVSIVNFLHEIANSKSLIHSIMGRTQNHGNALLQSQQRSVEEISNALVY
- a CDS encoding FAD-dependent oxidoreductase, which encodes MTYLIVGGVAGGAATAARLRRNDEKAAIIIFERGDYISYANCGLPYYLGGTIKERGSLFVETPESFKKTLDVDVRISSEVVDIDTETKTVGVKDLKSGREYRESYDALILSPGAEPLRPPIPGIDSERIFALRNVPDVDRLKGFVDENQPKRAVVVGAGFIGMEVAENLYDRGVNVTIVELANQVMAPLDFEMAAQVHDHLKMKGVELYLSDGVKEFADREGKMDITLNSGTSIVADMAVLSIGVRPETSLAKKAGLETGKGILVNEYMETSAKGVYALGDAAEFREPLTGALGITPLAGPAGKQARILADNLVYGKKKRYKGAIGTSVAKIFDMTVASTGAARKVLDREGIPAISVVTHGHSHAGYYPGATPMVLKLVFSPEDGKIYGGQIVGYSGVDKRIEMIAGVLRRGGTIEDLTELEQAYAPPYSSSKDPVNILGFTAENVLLGRSNHTNWKELHELIEKKEPNLFLLDVRTPDEYNLGSLPEAVNIPKEEVRTSLDRIPKDKKVVVYCGVGLRAYLVERILKQNGYRDVSILSGGMKIYKAAVADQNNRDLFTQYETGYALSGESAAKSVLSSAVTVLEVDACGLQCPGPILKLKTEIEKIKPGERLLQKASDPGFARDVKSWCNMTGNKLVSLREEKGIIEAVIQRSGEESGSQATLSGVHIAKNTGNELTLICFSDDMDKALASLVIANGALASGKKVTIFYTFWGLSIIKKRNKPRVSKDFMGKMFGMMLPGHNGKLKLSKLNMGGIGASMMKGIMKKQKIDTLENMLQTAIDGGLRIIACQMSMDVMGVKREELIDKAEIGGVANYLEAASSAGINLFI
- a CDS encoding AraC family transcriptional regulator, which encodes MSGRQYMRNISELSFSGYKFILYYAELMDQWIAEFPHNHALYEIYYVVDGSIKIRIADRVTEIKKEQACFLSKDIRHHVLYEPDVPKKYFALIFDLVLHDTNALKGPDGPMEYRDIFDAMEIVNKNRFYISKPLSEQHLLATFEREIRERKVGWNTQAVMICYQFFIRALRMIATKAVTDIRFSGKENLAMSVSKYIHTHYREEISVQSVAEALNVTPRHINRAYKSMFSTTFMKNTNLLRIAYAKDFLCTTDDSIEEIAEKIGFSSSRALYKLFKQYEGGYISQYRERHNTKEEGISCCQYH
- a CDS encoding glycerol dehydrogenase produces the protein MKTQILGCCGRYIQGYGEIKNLKTYIDWMGENFLVIASKGRLRDLRDRIATALEGKHVTFFQFEKQITWEQIHHIEDLAKSTKASAILGVGGGKIADAAKVVAHDTGSHVVVVPTVSASDASTSATSLVYNEDGTIADVLCFPKSPDVVLADTEILINAPVRLFVAGMGDALSTYVGGVVCQDHYFDNHFGGVGTATALSVAKLSYDMLFRYGRQAKIAAEQKVLTDAFNIITEVNILMSGMGFENNGSASDHCFYFGTLALADREEYVYHGEGVAFSTCCQLIMQGASNEQLDQVYRFCRDVGLPITFEDMHLNNLTEEEYDIMAKAVLREPFIRHHPFPVTHEMVVGAYKTADAIGHIYHEGASLL